Proteins encoded in a region of the Scrofimicrobium sp. R131 genome:
- a CDS encoding TIGR01777 family oxidoreductase: protein MNVSATGHLVVSGGSGLIGRALIEAARARQIPVVQLVRGLARTDEESQWDPLGGRIDSQVLVGARAVVNLNGASIGRLPWTRSYRRKLISSRLAPTRTLASALRELGAGAPAFISASAVGYYGNQPGRVLTEESPVGNTFLAGICRQWEAEAMAAAPASRVVTLRTAPVVSRQGVLKPMVRLTKLGLGGRLGPGSQYLPWISLVDEVEAILHLVDSDWSGPVNLTGPAPATAGELGRALAKQLHRPYWLPTPAWALRLALGADAADSLLLADARVVPAALLASGFRFQHRTVDEAVAAALAAKS, encoded by the coding sequence ATGAACGTTTCCGCGACAGGCCATCTGGTTGTCAGTGGTGGATCCGGACTGATTGGTCGCGCTCTGATTGAGGCTGCCCGGGCCCGCCAAATCCCGGTGGTGCAGCTAGTCCGGGGACTGGCCCGGACCGATGAAGAGTCGCAGTGGGATCCGCTTGGGGGCCGAATTGACTCGCAGGTGCTGGTGGGCGCGCGGGCGGTGGTCAACCTAAACGGGGCCAGTATCGGACGCCTGCCCTGGACGCGCAGCTACCGGCGGAAACTGATCAGCTCCCGGTTGGCTCCCACCCGAACGTTGGCGAGCGCGCTGCGGGAGCTGGGCGCGGGAGCACCGGCGTTCATTTCCGCCTCGGCCGTCGGCTACTACGGGAATCAGCCCGGTCGGGTCTTGACCGAGGAGTCCCCGGTCGGCAACACTTTCCTGGCCGGAATCTGTCGCCAGTGGGAGGCTGAGGCCATGGCCGCTGCTCCCGCCAGCCGGGTGGTCACGCTCCGAACGGCCCCGGTCGTCTCCCGGCAGGGAGTCCTCAAACCGATGGTGCGCTTGACCAAACTGGGGTTGGGCGGCCGGCTGGGTCCCGGCTCGCAGTACCTCCCGTGGATTTCCCTGGTGGACGAGGTGGAGGCAATCCTGCACCTGGTTGACTCCGACTGGTCGGGCCCGGTTAACCTGACCGGTCCCGCGCCCGCCACCGCTGGCGAGTTGGGCCGCGCGCTGGCCAAACAGCTTCACCGGCCCTACTGGTTGCCCACCCCCGCCTGGGCGCTGCGGCTTGCGTTGGGGGCGGATGCTGCCGACTCGCTGCTGCTGGCTGACGCTCGCGTAGTTCCGGCCGCACTGCTGGCCAGCGGGTTCCGTTTTCAGCACCGAACGGTGGACGAGGCGGTCGCCGCCGCCCTCGCAGCCAAAAGCTAA
- a CDS encoding ROK family protein yields MLVQFNPDARRILAADITQDVVETAAINLGGKIEERHSRAISGLSPEEKAEALRSSLTEALASWEGLPPVAVGVSVPGPVTDAGVVTLAPAVGWYDFPLGSKLADCCPGPIIVENDVNLIAYGEFFCGAIPEANSLLAIGVFQGVGAGIVEHGRLWRGQGGAAGQFGRMLMDVNGLREDRKGFGQVERRLGETALRDRAVEASVLFSDDASADALFDQVERGEPRAAALFSEAMDEYAFQLVNLCAIVAPEVIVFDGLFGRWSHLVIPALSERLHENVLHEPILSPSGLQGDAKLVGAALYALDAAGGILELA; encoded by the coding sequence ATGCTGGTTCAATTCAACCCGGACGCTAGAAGAATCCTAGCTGCCGACATCACGCAGGATGTCGTCGAGACGGCCGCCATCAATTTGGGCGGGAAGATCGAAGAGAGACACTCTCGGGCAATCTCCGGACTCTCGCCGGAAGAGAAAGCCGAGGCACTGCGGTCCTCGCTGACAGAGGCGCTCGCAAGTTGGGAAGGTTTGCCGCCGGTGGCAGTAGGGGTCTCAGTTCCGGGACCGGTTACGGATGCCGGAGTGGTTACCCTTGCTCCGGCTGTCGGCTGGTACGACTTCCCACTGGGGAGCAAACTGGCCGACTGCTGCCCTGGCCCGATCATTGTGGAGAATGACGTCAACCTCATCGCCTATGGCGAGTTCTTCTGCGGCGCGATCCCCGAAGCCAACTCTTTGCTGGCGATCGGCGTCTTTCAAGGCGTAGGTGCGGGCATTGTGGAACACGGTCGTCTATGGCGCGGTCAGGGAGGGGCTGCCGGTCAGTTCGGGCGGATGCTAATGGACGTCAATGGTTTGCGCGAAGACCGCAAGGGATTCGGACAGGTAGAACGCCGTTTGGGCGAGACGGCCCTGCGGGATCGGGCGGTGGAAGCATCCGTACTTTTCTCCGACGACGCTTCGGCCGATGCGCTGTTCGACCAGGTTGAACGCGGCGAGCCCCGCGCTGCGGCCCTGTTCTCGGAAGCCATGGATGAGTACGCGTTCCAGTTGGTTAATCTGTGCGCAATCGTTGCTCCCGAAGTGATCGTGTTTGACGGACTGTTTGGCCGTTGGTCCCACCTGGTGATTCCAGCACTGTCGGAGCGCCTGCACGAGAACGTCCTCCACGAGCCGATCCTCTCTCCGTCAGGACTGCAGGGTGACGCAAAGTTGGTTGGCGCGGCCCTCTATGCCCTCGATGCCGCGGGAGGCATCCTGGAGCTGGCCTAG